The Microplitis mediator isolate UGA2020A chromosome 4, iyMicMedi2.1, whole genome shotgun sequence nucleotide sequence cactttatttttttaattatacactTCTCAGATATACGTTTATATCTTTATACatttctcaataaattttcacaatatttCAACGTCTTGTTCTCATATTAAGTTAATTTTACTTGgaatatttaatcaatttttaaaaatttactaaaactATGAATAGATTCTGAGTACGTGAAAATATCGACTGAAAGATTCATAACTTTGTCCTGTCGGATGACTTTCTGATTGAAAATATCGACGAaaagttgttttaaaaatgtctTCTTGTTACCAAGACGTCGGCAATACAAGAAATTTAACTGTAAACTTTTGATAACGCGATCTGTTACCGACTAAAGAATCCAGAGAAAACGATTGCCCTGGAATACAAACAGACGGAAAGAGCGGCAACCTATACTGCAAATTGCTGCTAAGTTGAACGGAAAAATTGACATCTCTATAAGTTGACTACAACTAGACGCCAATTTTTGGAGAAAGTTGACATCCTATATGTTAATGGTAAGTTGTCGgtatttttttagcaaattGGCAGCAAtttgtagtcaacagttactAACGCTAAAGTAGTCGTCAATTTGTTCGCAAATGATTGACATCAATTTTGGATATCAAAGGGTGCGGATGCGAAAAATTCTTAGCGGCATAAGACAACGCAGCAACTGATGGCAAAGTTACCGGCAAAAGATGATGACAAAAATGAGATAGCCGTTAGTTGAATTGAAAGTGAGTTGGTCCGTTAGAAGTTGACATTAATTTGATGCAGAATCTCTATGTCGACTTGGTGAGAAGTTCCGGCGGTAAATGAACGCGAATTTTCTGGAAAAATTAAAGCCAACGGTTACAAGTCTAGCCGTCAAGTCGATTTTCGGATGATATATCTGGCGGCAAgtcaataaagaaattttccatcaaattgctgctaaaaaattcaagagcaaaagttttatttttaatttaactgcAAGTTAACGTCATTTACACTGCAGATTAAATTATTGACGTCAACTTGGCAACCGGCTGTTTATTCGATACCATAATATGCCAAGTGCCGAAACCTCCTCAAAGTTTTCGCAGAATTAATCTTCCAATAACATACCGACAAAAAATACAACTCAAGCGACTTATGATAAATCTACACAATAAATTAGACATCAGAAAACGCTTTGACTCATAAATAATACTATTCCCGGATAGCCACTTTTTAAAGATAATCGCTCAGCAAattctgcagtgaaacatttacgGCTAACTTAACAACAAGTTTCTGGCGAGCCCTGActggataatacttgcgtgcaagttgatgcaaatctACTACCGTCATCTGAAagtaatttgacagaaaaacttgccgtcaatttgaagtgaaactttcaatcaacttaacgtcattgtttgacagtaacacttgtagtcaaattgaattcaagttacaaacaatttactgtcaacttaaagatAACTGCTTGCTCCCGGATaaccaagttggccgcaaaagttggcatttccataagttgacgggAACTTTCCGGGAAACTTGTCcacaactttcagctcgtgtaactgttgccgacaacttgtctacaagttgctcagaaacttggtgaCAGTTTGCAGCAGTAAATTGTcgccaagtttctgagcaacttgtagtcaacagttacacaagctgaaagttgACGACatcttgtcgtcaagttggtcgcaactcaggtacatcaactttctgatcagaaacttTGGCTATCAAGactctccaacactttcctttaGATTGacttcagaatacggcagtagcttgaacTTAACTTGTAGAtaaggtggctatcagggtaaataatttgaaaccACTGACCATAGTCCAGTACTTACTATCTCGTatgcataatttatttaaaaaatttcaattaccaAGAACTATTTAccataaaaattaccattatAACTTAAAAACAGATTTTTCAAGCATTCATATTTAAACTGCAGAAGAAATTTACTCATTCAAAATTGACCTGTTGCCTAAAAAATGTGAAATCCCACTCCGctaaaactaatttaaatcatattccttaccccagattttttttattcacaacCGCAGCAAATAAGAACAGAAAGTAAAGCAAAGAAGTAGGTGCAGGTATACATATGTTAATAAAACTTCATGACTAgtaagataaatatatatttcgaaCATTTTTCGTCAATATACAAATTCGTCTACATTATTAAACAACTATTTAATCGATCAAATACTTAATTACCtatcaatcatttttatcaCGAATCACTGCGAGTTAAAtacaaagtattttttatttttttcacgatTTACTTTTGGCAACAAATATTGTTATTACccgaatattaattaacagtCGCAAGAGAGAACTAATAAtatcgataattaattaacattaatcagaaattattaatcaatagcGCAATACTACTCTATTAATTCTTTTAATCCTTTAAATCCTCTCTCAcaacttttacaaaaataatcatttatatatatatttatatatattatcgtCATTGTCGTTGACAATTTATCagcttatttaaattttaaataatacacaTAATATATTCCAGTAGCCGTCATTGAGACCAGGCACTTGGAAAAACAATTCCAATAACGGCCTCAAGCGAATACAATGTCATCTAACTATTTTCCTTCCGCTCTCAAGTAATTAacaatatacatacataaatacatatacatgtatatattagtTCCAGCAAACAGCACCGTTGATTAAAGTCCCTCTACAACTctgtcattaaataattagacgGAGAAATTATTCCCGTTTtaaatgctatggtgtcatagtagaGCCGGACCATGTTCGCCACCAGACGGAAATTTAAATGAACATATGCAAAAAATAAGATGGCcatcataaaattaacaagtgtatcaaaaattactaaaattttactatggtcatagtaattttttgatgtttatttcaatttccgtCTGGTGGCCAACATGGTCAGGCTTTACTAAAGCTAAAACGAgcgttttacacttatttatatgttattttaacatgttGTAAGTGTTATAAAAAGTTACACACGTGtatgttaaaagtaaaaattttccaagaattcttttgtgttggtcgacattatttttaacatattttgtgtgATGATTTAacagtaacatataaaaagtgttGATTTCGAAtcaaataacatttttgtgtgttaaaaaatcaatcgattttgACAGTTCAAACGAGATAAATACTGTGTGTTGAATTGACACACAAAAGTGTTCAAAATTCAACACTCAGAATTTtaacatgttttttttaacactttgACGATTCGTTTTTTACTGCGTAAGGCGTAAGACGCTTGAACTTGACCACTGGCCAGGcttgggttcgaatcccagtcGTCAAAAGAATTTTTCACACACAaagtacactgaaaaaaataatcgctagctgctagcgatttttttctttagcagctagcgatttttaatcgttagctgcaagcgattatttcgctagcggctagcgattttttctttagcagctagcgatttttaatcgttagctgcaagcgattatttcgctagctgctagcgattttttctttagcaggtagcgatttaaaatcgcttgctggaagcgattatttcgctagctggaagcgattttttctttagcagggagcgataaaaaatcgcttgctggaagcgattttttctttggcagggagcgattaaaaatactgtttttatcattgaaataaatttataaatatacatattcatatatatttatacatatatataaatatatacaaatatatataaatatatataaatatatatatatatatatatatatatatatatatatttatatatatttatatatatttgtatatatttatatatatttatatatatgtataaatatatatgaatatgtatatttataaatttatttcaatgataaaaacagtatttttaatcgctccctgccaaagaaaaaatcgcttccagcaagcgatgtTTTATCGCtccctgctaaagaaaaaatcgcttccagcaagcgatttttaatcgctacctgctaaagaaaaaatcgcttccagctagagatttttaatcgctacctgctaaagaaaaaatcgcttccagcaagcgatttttaatcgctacccgctaaagaaaaaatcgctagcagctagcgaaataatcgcttccagcaagcgatttttaatcgctagctgcgaaagaaaaaatcgctagcagctagcgaaataatcgcttgcagctaacgattaaaaatcgctagctgctaaagaaaaaatcgctagccgctagcaaaataatcgcttgcagctaacgattaaaaatcgctagctgctaaagaaaaaaatcgctagcagctagcgattatttttttcagtgtatgaGATTTTCGGTTCTGAGATTCGTTTAGTCGCCGATCTTTGAATttgatttgatttaaaaaatcaaaaaaatttgaatttgaatttgaattcgaCTATGGCCGGATATGGGATTACCCAAGgcctaaaaatatgtatttaaaaaaaaaaaatcacaccatagcatttcaaacgagaataatttctctgacagcatgatcctgaaattagccgacgtctaataatttttggatttttctaaaaatgataaattgagaaaaaaaaaatatttaaaaaatttgcacctatagttttttaaatttcctacatgtgcatatttttttttcttttttttttttaaattaaattttaaaaaatcaaaaattgttaattgccTGCTAACTTCAGCGTCATTATGACAGAGTGGTCCTTCGAGCCTTTTCACACAGCAATCTTTTGCATTCTCGTCCTCATAAGTCCCGTAATCGCTCTCAACACTAAACAGCAAACAAGAAAACAATCCTTTCGCCAATTCCCAAGTCTTCGTTCCTCTTATTACCCACTACTATTATTaccattatcattataattataagtatcTACTAGTGTCGCCTACACAAGAATTAAAATGGCCACTTGACACTGATGCCGCCTTTTCATCACAAGTATTTGTCGTGTTGCAATCGATCCGTAATCGATAATCTATTACTGAACGTGAGACAGCGATTCTCGGTGAATTATTCTCACGagacatttaattaaaaaagaaatagtaaCACCCTTGGCAATGTGcgctcttattatttttaattattatcgtcATCAATTAGATCTACACTATCTacagtattttaataaaatatatatatttatatttatatatttcaaagaAAGTTGGGTTTAAAATCGAGAGGACGAGAGCGTTCTACGGATATCTGCACAACGAGCGAACTcgtaattacaatttaaacgATTACACTTGGACACATATATATCGTGTGTGAAATAGACTCTTCACGCTTTTTAATTGCACCGAGCTTCCATTTACCCATATTTATCAACtcgtaataattaaatatttatatataaatatatatctttctattttttatctgTAACCTTTAatcgtattaaataaaataattaacttttataattagaatttattactgtttatatatattttaaaacgggCAGTAAATTGGTACGCAGAGGAAGCTACAGCTGATATAGTATTTACGTAAATTACATAGAAATTTTACACGTTACACGTCAAGCTATTTCACGAGACGTTAATCAATATTGGCTGTATATCGAGCAGTCGATCGCAAAGCCCGTCCGAGTGTAACGAATGTCTGGTCTGGTGTGTGAGAAGAGAAATCCTCGCGGTTGAATGACACGCTCAAAATTAAACATATATACAACAGACAAGGGACAAGGGCTAGTggttgttttacttttttttaaatctttcagCAAACAAAAGGCAACCACACGAAAAACAAACAACCGGACCTTTTTCCCTcgcgctttttttttattttcccgtGTAATTTTTtgctacactgagaaaaaagtacttttgtaaaaacgataatttttgagtaataGATCGATATCAATTGAATTATTGATTTCATATTTAGCGCGAATCTCTTAagagaaaatcaaaatttatttacactgcaaaaaaaagatcaaaatATCTTGATATAAACTTGGGGCCGTTTATAAAATACGTTCGCACTTAAAGGGGGAGGGGGTGTCGTTTACTGTGACAAGGGGGTCGGGGGGTCtaaggaaatttatttgacgcaggtcatcaaatttttctctcggttgtttaaaatttagttttttttttacgatagaAACTCATtcgtttcatatttttaaatatataaatatttctacGTATATATTTCCGTCATCACGGCtcaataattttctatatttcctcatatttggttttttcgcaATTTGTTTTTCGACGTCGACGTAAACGTTGCGGTCCGTCACAATCAGTTCCCTTGTATCTTcaatattaaagaaatttattcaagttttattagtgcaaatactaattattttaaaataaaaaaatttatgtactaTTAATTGCTATAAATCGTACGGGGGGAGGGGGTCTATCATTAGTGACGCGATAGGGAAATCGCGGAAAATGTGACAGCGCGACGAAAGGCtgcgggggggggggggggggggtaaaaaagtaaaattttatgatcctgaagttaacagacgatCAACAattatcggatttttttttttacaaatcaattacaaaaaaaaataactaaaaatatgcacatgtagaaaatttaaaaaactacatgtgcaatttttaaaaaaattttattttttataattgatcgttttgaaaaaattcaaaaaattattagacgtcagtcaacttcagtgtcataaaattttatgtacctGGAACATTTTTcgtgaaacgaaaataaaaaacaaaacgaaaAGTAAAAACACTACTGgatctaaatttttgaaatgtctcGCATACGCGCTAatatgtcagccgaaaattacAGGCCACTCCTAACTACCCTTtcagcagtcaaattacataaatttttcattttcgttgcgtgaaGAACGTTTCGTTCTTCGGGTACATAAAATTTTGCGTGACGTATTTTATGAACGGCCTCGGGTTTCTttgattaagaaaattatttttaatgaaacttcaaattttcgcgccaaaaatatatgagattaaaaatttttaatagcataatttcttgtgttaaaaatgtacCATGATTCGAAAagattttttctcagtgttttattttgttattaaataacatCACTATGATAGCGTTTGTTTTATTCTTTAACAATTTGTTTTCTAGTGCAAATAGAGCAAAATAACGGTGGAAAAGACACACACCGCGGATTTATCACCAGAGTGATATTGTCAACGGGCCGTAAAACGTTAGGATGTTCCTGGCGGAagttaatacatacatacatgcatacaaaCGGTGAAAGAGACAACGTGTTATAGAACGGAAGTATATCTACAATGCGCAGCGACGAGTTAAGAACAACGTAGCGTGAAATCGTTGCCTAGGAATTGGTGTCGTCCATTATGGATGATGATGCTGTCCTCATCATTATCATCGTCATCCTCAACATCCTCATTGTTgtcttttttatcattattcttattattatcattgttaaaattattattattattattagtattaccattattattatcatttatcaattatcattagcgtgttaaattaaatttgttagagATGAGCGAGAACCTCAACGCCAGTAGATACCGGCGGTGTTTGGTCGCCACTCAGTATCACCGGGTCGGATTCTGTTTGAACAATTCTAACAAGATTCGCGTCTTTTTTAGTCGACGGTGCGAGTGTCGCATTTGGTGTAACATTGCCACGTCCACAGTAACTAGGTGGTCTACTCTCGCGCGTAGTGCAGGGGGCAATAATACTCGCGGCATTGGATCTGTAAGTCGGAGGTGGTGAGGAGGTAGGTTGAAGTCTGTCCAGCAGCAACAATCGTAGTCTGTACTCCTGCATACTGGCCTgttggtaaataaaaaacataaattagtcatagattattattattagtaaccAGTAATAAGCGAaggtatgaaaaataataaaagtttaaaggcagaataaataaagaaaataaaaaaaaaaaggataagAATAATGAGGGGCACAGTTGTCACGTTCAACGACCCATTTATCTACCTGGTAACTCGGCGGTGGTGTTCTGAACTGGAATTCCGGATAGATCATGGCCGCGTATGGATGCATCGGCCTCGCCGGTGGAATCCTCGACGAGATGCCCGTGAAACCGAAGAAGCTGCCGCAATTTTCTCGGCTGGTCACTCGCCAGGCTACTCCGCTCACCGTCAGCAAGACCACTCCTATACCTGCAACGATAAGTGATCCTTAGAGTACCAATTGCCGAGAAGAGCCATGAAGGTAGCCGggtactactttttttttattccctccctttcaacttttttttactaccattattattttttattttaattcccgtccacatatattttatttttatcttcattttctttttgttaTAATACACATCCCAGCTTGTTTAAAGTTAAAAACCCTGAGAGAACTACTTCCACTGCAGATGCTTGTGTACTCGGATGATTCCAGTCACCGGTATACAACCGCAACTGAAAGATACCGACGTATATCCGACGTGCTTTGTTCCATCCGCCATTAGACTGCTACATATGTATCTACAAAATGCCACTGAGAAACTTGCTGCGGCATTCAgcaaaatatatacacatatatacatacatatacagaTATATTTGGCGAGTGAGTTTGTTTGAGGTCCTCGAACCTACTGCAGACCCAGACGTTGATACAACTCTCGGATGGAGTATAATATATACGACAGAGCATTTCGATCTCGTTGAAACGTCATGCTGGTTCTGGTTCTGCTATTGCTGATTTTACAAcgagtacgcatacaaatattaaatgtagACTCAACAGTGTGTTGATTGAATTAAATTCCCGTCATTTCAGCGCAAAGTCCTTCTTCAACAGAACTAATTGAGAGCAGCACAGTGTGGGTGATGGTACTTATCGAGCGCTCAAGCCATTTCATTGTGAGTTGCCTGACTGAGTATTCCTACACAGGTCGCAGGTTATAATTCCGACATTTAGAAAGTAACCGACAACGACCGACCAGCGGCTGTTGCTGCTGTACTCAGATCGTACTCCAGGGCACTAGCGGCACTCCGTCCTCTCTTTCTCACTTTAAAACTCAATTGCTCTTTCTCCTGGCAGCCAGGGCCGCATCAAATCCTCGCTCTGGCCCGCATACTCATCATCTTCAATCCTCATTTTATCCCATACCCATACCCATATAATACCATGACAAGCTTATTATTCTGTGTAATAACAGTAGGAGGGGCCAATTGTTTCAGGCCCAGTCCGGTTCCCcgataattgataataatgatgtCGGGTGATGAGTTATTCGAACGCTATCTATTTATACGCTGTATGCATATTAATGTAAAATGGATTGTaagctattatttattatggaTTTTTTGTTCAAGACCGATCGGCAAGTACGACCTTAAAACATGCTACGGCATATGTTTAATGTAAAACTGGTTAAGAGCTGAAGAATAATCTCAAGTAGAAAACCAACACACGGCAATATGCGCCAAGATGGGATGGGATAGACATGGACGAGagacttaatttaaatgtgGAAAATCACTAAAGTTTTTTCCAGCTGGTTTGCAACCGTCTCTTTGTTGGCTCCTCGAGGTGCGCCTCATTTGTAAGGCTATCAGGATCCATAATTATCCGTGcattatttaactattaataCGGATTTAATTATCGAATTGTCGCACTTACGTTCTATCCTACGCAACTGGAATTAAATAGTTAAATCGATTATTCAAAGTTACGTAATAAGTTGATGGGTTTTCCGAGCCAACAAAGAAATATTGATAGAGGATAGAGGAATGATGTAAGAgtggacataaaaaaatataatataagtaCAATACAAAGACATAATACCGAGTTTACTATTTGTTCATAGTAGCCGACAAGGCTGATCTCTATATTTGTTTATGCACGCATTGGAACCGAGGTCTTGTCATCGATAACCAAATCGAACAGTCGATATTACAGTATGGAGAACAGTGACAGCTGTCTATCAGTAAGTTGATTTAAATGGACACGGCGTTTCGATGTTTAATGTTAGAGAACAATTTATCCAAAATAGCTTTTGTCATGAAGACACAAGTGGGTCACGAAAATGGGCGTGTATTCTCGATAGAATGATACTGCTACATTACATTACTGAAACTCTCTATCGTAGCAATCTCTCTTTCTCTTACTCTACTCTCGTACTCTCTCCTGAGAAATACGCAAAGCCGTAATCTGAAATAGATTTGCCTGAACTGAAATGCACTTTATCGAGCTTGCCAGATCAATTTCACTCAGTCCATGAATCATATGTCCGTTGGCAGGTATCATCTCTGATGGGTACTGGAGCGTTATGCtggatattaattattgtggaGTAGATCAACACGTTGGGTGTGAGATGAGTTTTGATACTGAATCAGTAcctcatttatatttatacaaatacatatatagatatcaaGTCTTACCAATCATGAGCAACGAGACGGCGATGTGGTCCCGACCGGTTGCCCTCAGGGCGCCAAGTAAAGCCCCCGCTGCTGCACAAACAAGGCCCACAATACCCACACCAAGAATGGACCAGCGAACGGGAGGTGAACCCAGTCCGCAACACTGCTTCGGCACTGCGTCTCTGTAAGACAAGAAATAACAGACTTGAGTGAGTATAGAACACTGACCCACTGACACAGACTTCTCGTATCGTTTTAGTTTACTACGACTACTATCTTATAGTCACAGTCCTgctcttggtcttggtcttggtctcgGTCTTGGTTGTCGTAGTCACCATCGAAAGATTATTCTATACAGCGCGATACATTAACACGAGCAATAGCCGGCTCAGTACATGAAGATATACATGTACAACTGTTTAATTTACAACAACTACAAGTACAACTGCAATTATCAGAGTTGCTGTCTATTTCAAAGCCACCAACCAATCGGGTTTACTCACTGGCTATGGGTTTATGTACATTAGTGTAACTCATGTCTAGAGAAATTTAACAGAACGAATAAAAAAACGCCTTCACGATAATGACGAACGGAATAGAAAGTGCAGTATTCTCTCAGGCTctcagatatatatataaatagtatttGTATTTGTGGATGTTGATGTATAAGTAGATGTTGAGGTAGATCTAGTGCTAGAAATATATAGAATCAGATGGTGGTTCCGCGTTACACGATAAAATACTAAAACGTGATCCTCGCAATCTGGCAAAACgtgttcaataaaattaaactcgACACTCAACTACCAGCATCACGTGTGACGTAATTTAAAATCCACGTCAAAAATAAGATCATAGATATATCTATGGATATATTTGTGTTGGTCTAAATGCTGCCCCAGAGCGGAGACAGGGCCAGAGAGAgggcaataaaaatatatacgtaaTAAGGAAAAAGAAAGGGCGATTGAATCTGTTATCGGGTGCTGTTAAAGTCGTGTCGTAAATTCAAGTGAGGCCAGTCGTCATGAGAATAATGTTAATGCAAGAGACCGAGAGAAGTATTAAAGTACAGTAGCAGCTCGATATATAAAACGAGCACATTTGGCCGAGCACttcaataaattatcgatTTTCCGTAGGGAGCTCCATGCTACCCCAAGGGAAACTAACGCCGTTTAACGGCTATTCGCTCTGTACTAGGGTTGAAAAGACCTGGAGGCTCCAGAGCTAGAGTTATTGAGTGTGTATCGGAAACTCACTATACACCAGAAGAGTTTTAACAAATTTGTCGTCTGCAAACACGAGTATCGCCGATCCTGCTCCGCCTAATGTCAATATCAacgtacagaaaaaaaaaaattatccactaaaagtaaatatttttcattcaataaaattttttttaaaacctcaattttctcAGGCAGACAAATTTTTACTCCGACCAGACAAATTCTCCGGCTCCCGAAAActtttgtcttcaaaaatattttcttgactcaaggcatttttttctaagtacagttttatttttacagcttTTGTTATTGTccgtgattttattttttatctttatctttGTCTCCGTCTACTTTACTTGGGGGTTCGTTATCTTGcagaaaataattcaagtaaCGACTCTTTGAAACGCGCTGTCATTTTTAGTCGTCCACGTGCGCAACGATTCAGGCCATTGGCCGATTGGTACAAAGGGGATCGAAATGATTCACGAAATCAAGTTGATCCATAGGGGCTAGGAATTGATGAACGCGAACGGTACGTGAGCTTACAGAGTTAACGATGGGGGATATATATATGAACGGCACCGAATAACGTGCCCCTGCACGTATgtgtctaatatatatatatatatatatatatacatatattctcCATGTTATATTACTACTGCCTCATGATCCGCTGGCATATGCAATGCGATCGCTCGTCCGAACATGAATATCCAACTTTACTCGCTTTTTTGTCCGAGTTCCGACCGTAGAGTAGTGGTTTATTATTATGTTCGAGGGTTATAACGAGATTTGGTTTTGATAAAAGTAAATGGAATTTCGATATAAGtatagtggaaaaaaaaaaattcattaaaaaaaataaaagagcaGAATACGTTACGTTATAGTAGAACAgttggtttattttttagaacGGACAAagatgaaaagaaataatggaggaataaaaaaaaaaaaaacaaactgcCTTGTTGCTCATTACCTGGaggaaaaaatacatagtaaCCCAGTGACAC carries:
- the LOC130666254 gene encoding uncharacterized protein LOC130666254; this translates as MAGALSENAPRPVSVVTVDGGAPQTVESPPETTPEVIQDRNNHQHQQQHVLQRETSRCFASTEAQTDMGLTPRVEGVNPSNGGDDLRDARRRERRVRRHHRRAMRSCSMPPTYPGGPGCVQTNAGVGTAPGIPLVPSVGGFLHPPPPHLGLRGLSLGLPFPVPASVSAFGRDAVPKQCCGLGSPPVRWSILGVGIVGLVCAAAGALLGALRATGRDHIAVSLLMIGIGVVLLTVSGVAWRVTSRENCGSFFGFTGISSRIPPARPMHPYAAMIYPEFQFRTPPPSYQASMQEYRLRLLLLDRLQPTSSPPPTYRSNAASIIAPCTTRESRPPSYCGRGNVTPNATLAPSTKKDANLVRIVQTESDPVILSGDQTPPVSTGVEVLAHL